A segment of the Leptospira barantonii genome:
GATTCTTTTCATCGGATAAATCCAAATTTCGGCCTTACGATCTTGATCGGAATCTATTTCGATTCTCGCAACAATCCCCGAGTTTGTTTTCGGTTTTGCAAATTTGTTATAATATTGGGTCGTCTCAAAAAAACCGTCCGCATCCGTATCATTTTTTTCAATGAGTTTAACATTGTCGGGGCCAAACCAGATTTTTCGATCCACTCTTTGCGGGTTTTTTACGGCGCTTTCATTGTAGAATATCTCTAAAGATTTCGGATCCTGCGAATCCATTTTTAACCACATCCAATCGTCCGGAGTTTTCTTTTGATACTCGAAGGTTTCCATAAATATAGAAATCTTTGAATCTGTTTTCGTATAAAGAGTATTATCAACTGAGCCGTCTTTATTTTGATCGAGTGGAGTTCCTTGAAAAGGGGAGTTGCAGGTCGAAACCGCAAAAAAAAGGATCCAAAAGAAAAGATAAGAACGATACTTTCTAAAAAACATTGATAAATTCTTCCCTGTGAAGCTGATGAAAAGGCCATCTTTCGATGACCTTTTTTTTGTTCTAACGCAAGTCGAATGTGGCTTAGAATTGTGTATTCAAAGTTGCGCAAGTGTTTGTCGCGGTGGAGCTACTTCCGTAAGTGCAAGCGCCGACTGCAAGTTTTGATATCTTTGCTTTGGTGTTTGCGGTAGCATCCAACATTAAAACGCCGCTAAAGTCTGTGGCTATTTTGTTTGTCACTGCAGTTACGCAAGCGGTATCAGTTGCCGAAGCGGCCGCAGTTGCAATAAGGCTCGTATAGTTCAGATTTTTGAAAAGATTCACATCGAGAAGATTCAATGCAAGAATTTCCGCTTCGGAAAATCCCAACGCTCCCAACATAACTTTAAAAGGCGCAATTCCTTCCGCACGTAGGTCGGCAATCGGATAGAATCTGGTTTTCTCAGCGGTTGTATCAAAAGCGGTTTGAGCCGCGGCGGTCGAGTTTGTAGTCGCTACGTTGTTTTTTGAATTTGTTAAGTTCGTGATCGTGGTTGAATTACAGCCTAATGACGTCGCTAACGTGATTGCGGTATCATATTTACCTTGGGTCAGCACGGTTGCATCGGCTAAAGTGGAACCCGTAAGTGTTGCTTGGTTGCAACCTCCCTTTGGAATGACGTTCAATTGCGCTGAATACAAAGTTGAGCTTGTTCTTGTAACCATAGCGCAGTTCCCGCTGGTTTGATCCACTAAATAAAGCAATCCCGCCGTTACGACATCATCGTTTCCATCATCCTTTGGTTTGCAAGCTACCAATGTAAGCATCAGTGCTAACCCCGCGATTGCTTTTGTTATATTTCCTTTCATGAAAAACCTCATTTGTTTTGTTTAAGTGAGTAACTATCACTTGTAGGTTATTTCTTTTGCTTGTGAATGTAGGTCAAAGTTTTTAATAAAAATATAAAAAAACACAAATGATTTGTTTTTAATAATAACTATTAAAAAATAATAATATTCTAATGTGTGTTTAATTTAATTAAGATGTAGGCAATAAAATTAATTCTAATTATAGAAATGAATAGGATTGCTATAGTATTTTTTTATTCATTTGATAAGGCGATAAGCTCTTTTCTTGCCTGCCTTATCTTTGTTCGTTGAATAGTTTTGTTTTAAAAGTTGAAAAGTTTTTGATATTGCGGTAGGTGCGAGAATGATTGTTAGGGAAGTTTTTTCACACTTCGAATTTATAATTCAGATAATGTTGATAACAAACTAAAAATAGTTTCGATTGAGTGGAGGAAGTTTTTTTGAATGAGAAGTGGGAATATCATAATTCTATCATATTCCCTTTCCGGATTTTATCTTTAGTTTTCTTGCTTCCAAGTTCCCAAAGAATATTTTCCGGAAATAAGTTCCAATTCTCCCAATGTATACGGATCTTGGTCCTCGATCTCCGAAGTCGCCATTTTCTGTAAAGGTTTTGAATCCCCGTCGAAATCCAAAACGGCAACGCTTGCTAAGAATTTAAAACCCTCGGAAAGACCCGAAACGTTTTCTTTTCCGAACGTCTTCCATGGAATTTTAAACCGAATCGTATAACCGTCCGAAGACGATTGAAGAGCGGCTTCCACGTCTTCTTTGGGATATTTTTTGCCGTTCCGGAGTATTTCTATTTTGCCGTTTTCTAATATTCGAAACGAAAGGAGAATTCCTTTGGGGCCGATTTTTTTACGAAGTCCGGCATTCGTGTCGAAGTCGAGGAGAGTGGAATCGAGATCGGCGGTAAACTCGACCCGATCACAATCCCTCGACGCGAATTGAGAATTGCAAAATCGAATTTGATCGTCTTTGACGGAAACCTGTAGCGCAAGAAATTGAGAATTCCAACCGGATCGAATCCGAAACGAAAGATCCTGCGGTCCTTTCCAAGAATTGTTTTTGCCGATCATCCAATTTCGATCCTGAATTTCAAAAGGAAGAACCGGTAAAAAATCCCAAGCCGCGCCGAAGGAAAATCCGTTTTGAGTTTGAGAGGAGAGAATTTTTTTAAACCGAATTTCTTTTCGGGGCGGAATGGATTCCTGTTCCGATTCCATTTTTCCATCGTAACTTCGGGAAGAATCGAGATTGATCCGATTGAAGGAATGTTTCAAACCGTCCCCGAAAGAAGTATGATAACTGTAAGTATCGCTTCCGATCCATTGCCAAGCTGAAGATTTAAACCGGATCGTTTCCGAGTTGGACCATCTCCAATTCGAACCGCCGTACGAATTTACTTTGATCTTTCCGCCTGAGCACTGTAAGGTGATCTCCGGTCTTCCGTAAACTCCTCCGCAGGCGTTGCAGGGAATCATCGGTATCATCGAATCGAAACGGTAATTTCCTTTCGGATCTCCTAAGGCGATCCCAAGAAATCCGTTTTGATCCATGGCTTTTTCATCCGAAGAATCCGTTTGTTTGACGCGCATCGTGAACGCGAAGTCTTCGATTCCGTCCTTGTTCCAATCGTTTTTGCAGAATTCTTCTCCGCTTCCGAACTCGAAGGAAAACGGAAAGTTTTTCTTTTTCCATTCTTCCTCGAATCTTTTTTTGATAACGGATAGATTGTCGCCTTCCGATCCGAGCGGAATCCAGGCGC
Coding sequences within it:
- a CDS encoding sugar-binding protein, encoding MSQLRFKFILPQTNAFVLLIKSVYAISILSIAVLGAWIPLGSEGDNLSVIKKRFEEEWKKKNFPFSFEFGSGEEFCKNDWNKDGIEDFAFTMRVKQTDSSDEKAMDQNGFLGIALGDPKGNYRFDSMIPMIPCNACGGVYGRPEITLQCSGGKIKVNSYGGSNWRWSNSETIRFKSSAWQWIGSDTYSYHTSFGDGLKHSFNRINLDSSRSYDGKMESEQESIPPRKEIRFKKILSSQTQNGFSFGAAWDFLPVLPFEIQDRNWMIGKNNSWKGPQDLSFRIRSGWNSQFLALQVSVKDDQIRFCNSQFASRDCDRVEFTADLDSTLLDFDTNAGLRKKIGPKGILLSFRILENGKIEILRNGKKYPKEDVEAALQSSSDGYTIRFKIPWKTFGKENVSGLSEGFKFLASVAVLDFDGDSKPLQKMATSEIEDQDPYTLGELELISGKYSLGTWKQEN